In one window of Polaromonas naphthalenivorans CJ2 DNA:
- a CDS encoding ATP synthase subunit I codes for MTMNETPALVLACIAGGALGAIFFGGLWWTVRKSLVSSRPALWVFASLLLRMGLTMAGFYVVSGGDWRRLLACLAGFVMARQVVTRLTRPLDARQALSDQEARRAP; via the coding sequence ATGACGATGAATGAAACGCCGGCCCTGGTGCTGGCCTGCATCGCGGGCGGCGCGCTCGGCGCCATTTTCTTTGGCGGCCTGTGGTGGACGGTTCGCAAGAGCCTGGTTTCCAGCCGGCCCGCGCTGTGGGTGTTTGCCAGCCTGCTGCTGCGCATGGGCTTGACGATGGCCGGGTTTTATGTGGTTTCAGGGGGCGACTGGCGGCGCTTGCTGGCCTGCCTGGCCGGTTTTGTCATGGCCCGGCAGGTGGTGACGCGGCTGACCCGGCCGCTTGATGCGCGCCAGGCCCTTTCAGACCAGGAGGCCCGCCGTGCGCCTTAG
- a CDS encoding F0F1 ATP synthase subunit epsilon yields the protein MNLKILLPFRIFAEKTAVSRIVAETQAGSFGLLPQRLDCVAALTPGILIYETASDGEVFVAVDSGVLVKSGAEVLVSVRRAMGGANLGELRQAVEQEFLTLDEHEQNVRAVMAKLETGFLRRFATFQHD from the coding sequence ATGAATCTTAAAATTCTGCTGCCGTTCAGGATTTTTGCTGAAAAAACAGCGGTCTCGCGCATCGTCGCCGAAACCCAGGCGGGCTCGTTTGGCTTGCTGCCGCAGCGGCTCGATTGCGTGGCGGCGCTGACGCCCGGCATCCTGATCTACGAGACCGCCTCTGACGGAGAGGTGTTTGTCGCCGTGGACAGCGGCGTGCTGGTCAAGAGCGGCGCGGAGGTGCTGGTTTCCGTGCGGCGGGCCATGGGCGGCGCAAACCTTGGCGAGTTGCGCCAGGCCGTCGAGCAGGAGTTCTTGACGCTGGACGAGCACGAGCAAAACGTGCGCGCGGTCATGGCCAAACTCGAAACCGGGTTTTTGCGTCGCTTCGCGACTTTTCAGCATGACTGA
- a CDS encoding F0F1 ATP synthase subunit delta — MLFDWFTVGAQALNFLILVWLMKRFLYKPILDAIDAREKRIASALADAALKQATAQKEQGEFQAKNAAFDRQHSEMLAKVKDEIATERQRLLEDARQAADALSVKRQDALASELQSLHQDIARRSRDEVFAVAHKVLADLAGTTLEARMAEVFVRRLRTLDEEARARLARALQASPSPVRVRSVFELPPAQRAALQQALNETLAADTQVCFETTPALISGIELTANGWKLDWNIAEVLASLEQHVDGLLEKPSEPQRQPEPAAATAAETTA; from the coding sequence ATGCTCTTTGACTGGTTCACCGTCGGCGCGCAAGCGCTCAACTTTCTCATCCTGGTGTGGCTGATGAAGCGCTTTCTCTACAAGCCCATCCTCGACGCCATCGACGCGCGCGAGAAGCGGATTGCTTCGGCGCTGGCGGACGCTGCCTTGAAGCAGGCCACTGCCCAGAAGGAGCAGGGCGAGTTCCAGGCAAAAAACGCGGCGTTTGATCGCCAGCACAGCGAGATGCTGGCCAAGGTCAAGGACGAGATCGCCACCGAACGCCAGCGCCTGCTCGAAGACGCCCGGCAGGCGGCGGACGCCTTGAGCGTCAAGCGGCAGGACGCGCTGGCCAGCGAGCTGCAGAGCCTGCACCAGGACATCGCCCGCCGAAGCCGCGATGAAGTGTTTGCCGTGGCGCACAAGGTGCTGGCCGATCTGGCCGGGACCACGCTGGAGGCACGCATGGCCGAGGTGTTCGTGCGCCGCCTGCGAACGCTTGACGAGGAGGCCAGGGCGCGGCTGGCCCGGGCCTTGCAAGCTTCACCCAGTCCTGTGCGGGTGCGCAGCGTTTTCGAGCTGCCGCCGGCGCAGCGGGCGGCCCTGCAGCAGGCGCTCAATGAAACCCTCGCGGCGGATACCCAGGTCTGCTTCGAGACCACGCCAGCGCTGATCAGCGGCATCGAACTGACCGCCAACGGGTGGAAGCTTGACTGGAACATCGCGGAGGTTCTTGCGTCGCTCGAACAGCATGTTGACGGCCTGCTTGAAAAGCCGTCCGAACCTCAACGCCAGCCCGAGCCCGCCGCCGCAACAGCAGCAGAGACAACCGCATGA
- a CDS encoding molecular chaperone DnaJ: MHDSPWPDDKEQWVIWNGLSGMIAMAAIGRVEVAPDGRRAWLDKPFEMAGPFSLDALETDGRVAFAACIVMSRQRWQDDQGALRRDAYEKRRAAKERLHEEQARFNKGRRGRRSDDKPFDERQHRETLNLPVDGKLELSQVKTAYRRLAQKAHPDVGGSHEQFLRITQARNALLDCIS, from the coding sequence ATGCATGACAGCCCGTGGCCTGACGATAAAGAGCAATGGGTCATTTGGAACGGTTTGTCCGGAATGATCGCCATGGCGGCGATTGGCCGTGTCGAAGTCGCCCCGGACGGCAGGCGTGCCTGGCTGGACAAGCCGTTCGAGATGGCGGGTCCGTTTAGCCTTGATGCGCTCGAGACAGACGGTCGGGTGGCCTTCGCCGCCTGCATTGTGATGTCGCGGCAGAGATGGCAAGACGATCAGGGCGCGTTGCGTCGGGATGCCTATGAAAAACGCCGTGCAGCGAAGGAGCGACTGCACGAGGAACAAGCGCGATTCAACAAAGGCAGGAGAGGACGCCGAAGCGACGACAAGCCATTCGATGAGAGGCAACACCGAGAGACATTGAACCTTCCGGTCGATGGGAAGCTTGAGCTATCCCAGGTCAAAACGGCTTATCGGCGGCTCGCCCAGAAGGCGCATCCCGACGTCGGTGGTAGCCACGAGCAGTTTCTGCGCATTACGCAAGCGCGAAACGCGCTGCTCGATTGCATTTCGTAA
- a CDS encoding AtpZ/AtpI family protein, protein MTDKPRKTSKTEPGLAEQVGVKAARKLKARRNPAPGVWSGLGLMGMIGWSVAVPTLLGAALGIWLDRRYPGGRSWTLALLMAGLMLGCLNAWHWVAREDAAMREKPEHDDE, encoded by the coding sequence ATGACTGATAAACCCCGGAAAACTTCAAAAACAGAACCCGGCCTGGCCGAACAGGTCGGCGTCAAGGCTGCGCGCAAGCTCAAGGCGCGGCGCAACCCCGCGCCCGGCGTGTGGTCGGGCCTGGGGCTGATGGGCATGATCGGCTGGTCCGTGGCCGTGCCGACCCTGCTGGGCGCGGCGCTCGGCATCTGGCTGGACCGGCGCTATCCGGGCGGGCGCTCCTGGACGCTGGCCCTGCTGATGGCCGGGCTGATGCTGGGCTGCCTGAATGCGTGGCATTGGGTCGCCCGCGAAGACGCAGCCATGCGGGAGAAACCTGAACATGACGATGAATGA
- a CDS encoding F0F1 ATP synthase subunit gamma, which produces MSDTTASLGRKIGTAGDLQSVVRTMKAVAASSITQYENAVRALDDYYRTVQLGLVACLRHGQQPLAQAHTPRPGAGAIAAVVFGSDQGLVGQFNDVMADFVLRTLEDLPGAKTVCAVGERIGSRLAETRLMLGKSFMLPGSIGAITSLVGQVLVEVDALLAKGEITQVYVFHSRPHAGAIYTPVCQRLLPLDETWRRELTALAWPTRNLPEAINGAQAALPAFVREYLFVSLFRACAESLASENASRLAAMQRAEKNIEELLDDLNRSFHRLRQSGIDEELFDLVAGFEALAGADSPANL; this is translated from the coding sequence ATGAGCGACACCACCGCCAGCCTGGGACGCAAGATTGGCACGGCCGGCGACCTTCAGTCCGTCGTGCGCACGATGAAGGCGGTGGCCGCCTCAAGCATCACCCAGTACGAAAATGCGGTGCGCGCGCTGGATGATTACTACCGCACGGTGCAACTGGGGCTGGTGGCCTGCCTGCGCCACGGTCAGCAGCCTCTTGCCCAGGCCCACACGCCGCGCCCGGGCGCCGGGGCCATCGCCGCCGTGGTCTTTGGCTCCGACCAGGGGCTGGTGGGCCAGTTCAACGATGTGATGGCCGATTTCGTGCTCAGGACGCTGGAGGATTTGCCGGGTGCCAAGACGGTCTGCGCCGTCGGCGAGCGCATCGGGTCGCGGCTCGCGGAAACCCGCCTGATGCTGGGCAAAAGCTTCATGTTGCCGGGCTCGATTGGCGCGATTACATCGCTGGTCGGGCAGGTGCTGGTCGAGGTGGATGCGCTGCTGGCAAAAGGCGAGATCACGCAGGTGTATGTTTTTCACAGCCGCCCGCATGCCGGGGCGATTTACACCCCCGTCTGCCAGCGGCTGCTGCCGCTGGACGAGACCTGGCGGCGGGAGTTGACGGCGCTGGCCTGGCCGACCCGGAATTTGCCGGAGGCCATCAATGGCGCACAAGCCGCATTGCCGGCCTTTGTCCGCGAATACCTGTTCGTCTCGCTGTTCAGGGCCTGCGCCGAATCACTGGCCAGCGAAAACGCCAGCCGCCTGGCGGCGATGCAGCGTGCCGAGAAAAACATTGAAGAATTGCTGGACGACCTGAACCGCTCATTTCACCGTCTGCGCCAGAGCGGCATCGACGAGGAACTGTTTGATCTCGTGGCCGGCTTCGAGGCGCTGGCAGGGGCGGATTCCCCAGCGAACTTGTAG
- a CDS encoding alternate F1F0 ATPase, F1 subunit alpha: MSAPADTLKSALDRTFASLRHGLETYTAQLTPHEVGTITRVSTGIAMVSGLPGVGFEELVSFSGNVFGIAFNVDETEIGVVLLGDYGHLHAGDPVRRTGRVMDVAVGEGLLGRVIDPLGRPLDSLGPVVSSARLALERPAAPIMDRAPVTVPLQTGLKVVDALIPIGRGQRELILGDRQTGKTAIAVDTILNQRGQDVLCVYCAIGQRAAAVARTIAVLREKGAMEYTVVVVTEGNDPPGLAYIAPYAATSIAEHFMEMGRDVLVVYDDLTQHARAYRELSLLLRRPPGREAFPGDIFYIHSRLLERATHLRPERGGGSLTALPIIETEAQNMSAYIPTNLISITDGQIYLSPSLFELGVLPAVDVSKSVSRVGGKAQRAAYRAVTGDLKLAYAQFEELETFARFGARLDENTQKIIEHGRRIRACLQQPESAPVSMAGQITVLLALTAAFFDGVPLARMTAAEQAVLQAAATLPAELQTRFDTAMKLSEADRATLIQLARDALKPFVPPPAESRRTSAP, encoded by the coding sequence ATGAGCGCGCCGGCCGATACCTTGAAAAGTGCCCTGGACCGCACCTTTGCCAGCCTTCGCCATGGGCTTGAAACCTACACGGCGCAACTGACGCCGCACGAGGTCGGCACCATCACCCGCGTTTCCACCGGCATCGCCATGGTTTCCGGCCTGCCGGGCGTGGGCTTTGAGGAGCTGGTGAGCTTTTCCGGCAATGTCTTTGGCATCGCCTTCAATGTGGACGAGACCGAAATCGGCGTCGTGCTGCTGGGCGACTACGGGCATCTGCATGCGGGCGATCCGGTCCGGCGCACCGGCCGCGTGATGGACGTGGCCGTGGGGGAGGGCTTGCTGGGCCGGGTGATTGACCCGCTGGGCCGCCCGCTCGACAGCCTGGGGCCGGTGGTTTCCAGCGCGCGCTTGGCCCTTGAAAGGCCCGCAGCACCGATCATGGACCGCGCGCCCGTCACCGTACCGCTGCAGACCGGCCTGAAGGTCGTCGATGCCTTGATTCCGATTGGGCGCGGCCAGCGTGAACTGATCCTGGGCGACCGGCAGACCGGCAAGACCGCGATTGCGGTGGACACCATCCTCAACCAGCGCGGGCAGGATGTGCTGTGCGTGTACTGCGCGATTGGCCAGCGCGCCGCCGCCGTGGCCAGGACGATTGCCGTTTTGCGCGAGAAGGGCGCCATGGAATACACCGTCGTCGTCGTCACCGAGGGCAACGACCCGCCCGGACTGGCCTACATCGCGCCTTACGCGGCGACCAGCATTGCCGAGCATTTCATGGAGATGGGCCGCGACGTGCTGGTGGTCTATGACGACCTGACGCAGCACGCCCGCGCCTACCGCGAGTTGTCCCTGCTGCTGCGCCGCCCGCCCGGACGCGAGGCCTTTCCCGGCGACATTTTCTACATCCACTCGCGCCTGCTGGAGCGCGCCACCCATCTGCGCCCGGAGCGCGGCGGCGGCTCGCTCACCGCCCTGCCCATCATCGAGACGGAAGCGCAGAACATGTCGGCCTATATCCCGACCAACCTGATCTCCATCACCGATGGGCAGATTTACCTGTCGCCATCGCTGTTTGAGCTGGGCGTGCTGCCCGCCGTCGATGTCAGCAAATCCGTCTCGCGCGTGGGCGGCAAGGCGCAGCGCGCCGCCTACCGGGCGGTGACTGGCGACCTCAAGCTGGCTTACGCGCAGTTCGAGGAGCTGGAAACCTTTGCCCGGTTTGGTGCCCGGCTGGATGAAAACACCCAAAAAATCATCGAGCATGGACGGCGCATCCGGGCGTGCCTGCAGCAGCCGGAATCGGCCCCGGTGTCGATGGCCGGGCAAATCACCGTGCTGCTGGCGCTGACCGCCGCATTTTTTGACGGCGTGCCGCTTGCGCGGATGACGGCGGCCGAGCAAGCCGTGCTTCAGGCGGCGGCCACCCTGCCGGCCGAGCTTCAGACCCGCTTTGACACGGCCATGAAACTGAGCGAAGCAGACCGGGCCACGCTGATTCAGCTGGCCCGCGATGCGCTCAAACCCTTTGTGCCGCCACCCGCCGAGAGCCGGCGCACGAGCGCCCCATGA
- a CDS encoding ferritin-like domain-containing protein has translation MKTVEEFLAHTIQLESEAALRFGQLADAMTTAGNKEVGRLFRRLADYSLLHLGDARARAGFRTLPEMKAGDYRWPDVESPEAAAIWAADPFIGIEQALQVALDAESAGLDFYAEVLESTTDPEIRVLAKEFVEEESQHVAELQRWMKLHLSGQALPTEG, from the coding sequence ATGAAAACCGTAGAAGAATTTCTGGCCCATACGATTCAACTGGAGAGCGAGGCAGCGCTGCGCTTCGGCCAGCTCGCCGATGCCATGACCACGGCCGGCAACAAGGAAGTAGGGCGGCTGTTTCGCCGGCTGGCCGACTATTCGCTGCTGCATCTGGGCGATGCCCGGGCGCGCGCGGGCTTTCGCACCTTGCCCGAGATGAAGGCCGGCGACTACCGCTGGCCCGACGTTGAAAGCCCCGAGGCCGCAGCGATCTGGGCCGCCGACCCGTTCATCGGCATCGAGCAGGCGCTGCAGGTGGCGCTGGATGCCGAGAGCGCGGGGCTGGATTTTTACGCCGAGGTGCTGGAGTCCACCACCGACCCTGAAATCCGCGTGCTGGCCAAGGAGTTCGTCGAGGAAGAATCCCAGCATGTCGCCGAGCTGCAGCGCTGGATGAAGCTGCACCTGAGCGGCCAGGCGCTGCCGACCGAGGGCTGA
- the atpD gene encoding F0F1 ATP synthase subunit beta, with translation MTDGGLQADAPHLGVVVSVRGSVVDVRFDTHLPPIHTVLHADEGRIIVEVLAQRDAHHVRAIALTPTQGLARGMPVVDTGGPLKAPVGKGILSRMFDVFGNTIDRLPAPPDIQWRSVHRAPPALARRSTRSEVFVTGIKVIDVLLPLERGGKAGLFGGAGVGKTVLLTEMIHNMVGHQEGISIFCGIGERCREGEELYRDMKDAGVLPSMVMVFGQMNEPPGSRFRVGHAALTMAEYFRDDEHRDVLLLIDNIFRFIQAGSEVSGLMGQMPSRLGYQPTMGTELSGLEERIANTDSGAITSIQAVYVPADDFTDPAAVHTFSHLSASIVLSRKRASEGLFPAIDPLQSSSKMATPGIVGERHYALAQEIRRTLAQYAQLKDIIAMLGLEQLSPQDRNVVGRARRLERFLTQPFFTTEQFTNLPGKLVSLEDALDGCERILRDEFKDCPESALYMIGKIDEARARKTEAIDVHES, from the coding sequence ATGACTGACGGCGGGCTCCAGGCCGATGCTCCCCATCTCGGCGTTGTTGTCTCGGTGCGCGGCAGCGTGGTCGATGTGCGGTTCGACACGCATTTGCCCCCGATTCACACCGTGCTGCACGCCGACGAAGGCCGCATCATCGTTGAAGTGCTGGCGCAGCGCGATGCGCACCATGTGCGCGCGATTGCGCTGACGCCCACACAGGGCCTGGCGCGCGGCATGCCCGTCGTGGACACCGGCGGACCCTTGAAAGCGCCGGTCGGCAAGGGCATTCTTTCCCGCATGTTCGACGTGTTTGGCAACACCATCGACCGCCTGCCGGCCCCGCCGGATATTCAATGGCGCTCGGTGCATCGCGCGCCGCCCGCGCTGGCCCGGCGCTCCACCCGGTCTGAGGTTTTCGTGACCGGCATCAAGGTCATTGACGTGCTGCTGCCGCTGGAGCGCGGCGGCAAGGCCGGGCTGTTCGGCGGCGCGGGCGTGGGCAAGACGGTGCTGCTCACCGAAATGATCCACAACATGGTCGGGCACCAGGAGGGCATCAGCATTTTTTGCGGCATTGGCGAGCGCTGCCGCGAAGGCGAAGAGCTGTACCGCGACATGAAGGACGCCGGCGTGCTGCCCAGCATGGTGATGGTCTTCGGCCAGATGAACGAGCCGCCGGGCAGCCGCTTTCGGGTCGGCCACGCGGCGCTGACGATGGCCGAGTATTTCCGCGACGACGAGCACCGCGATGTGCTGCTGCTGATTGACAATATTTTTCGCTTTATCCAGGCCGGCTCCGAAGTCTCCGGCCTGATGGGGCAGATGCCCTCGCGCCTGGGCTACCAGCCGACGATGGGCACCGAGCTGTCGGGGCTGGAGGAGCGCATTGCCAACACCGACAGCGGCGCCATCACCTCCATCCAGGCGGTGTATGTGCCGGCGGACGACTTCACCGACCCGGCCGCCGTGCATACGTTCTCGCACCTCTCGGCGTCCATCGTGCTGTCGCGCAAGCGGGCCAGCGAAGGGCTTTTTCCGGCGATTGACCCGCTGCAGTCGAGTTCCAAAATGGCCACGCCGGGCATCGTCGGCGAGCGGCATTACGCGCTGGCGCAGGAGATCCGGCGCACGCTGGCGCAATACGCCCAGCTCAAGGACATCATTGCCATGCTTGGGCTGGAGCAACTGTCGCCGCAGGATCGCAACGTGGTCGGCCGCGCGCGCCGGCTGGAGCGCTTCCTGACCCAGCCGTTTTTCACGACCGAGCAGTTCACCAACCTGCCAGGCAAGCTGGTCAGCCTCGAAGACGCGCTCGACGGCTGTGAACGAATCCTGCGCGATGAGTTCAAAGACTGTCCGGAGAGCGCGCTCTACATGATCGGGAAGATTGACGAAGCCCGGGCCAGGAAGACAGAGGCAATCGATGTCCATGAATCTTAA
- a CDS encoding F0F1 ATP synthase subunit C translates to MDSMTIIAVASIVIAGLTTGFGCMGPAFAEGRAVATALTALAQQPDASATITRTLFVGLAMIESTAIYCFVVSMILIFANPFWNFAIAQAAGK, encoded by the coding sequence ATGGACAGCATGACAATCATCGCGGTGGCATCCATTGTCATCGCCGGCCTGACCACGGGTTTTGGCTGCATGGGGCCGGCATTCGCCGAAGGACGGGCGGTGGCGACGGCGCTCACCGCGCTGGCCCAGCAGCCCGACGCCTCGGCCACCATCACCCGCACCCTGTTTGTTGGCCTGGCGATGATCGAGTCCACCGCCATTTACTGCTTCGTGGTCTCGATGATCCTGATTTTCGCCAACCCGTTCTGGAATTTCGCCATCGCCCAGGCCGCCGGGAAGTAA
- a CDS encoding F0F1 ATP synthase subunit A: MRLSPDEIIFWQQGVFKLNATIVFTWGLMLAMAVGSKLVTRRLSTDLTRSRWQNFLEIIVTGIEAQIKDVGLRHPKQYIGFLGTLFLFVAMASLCTVIPGYEPPTGSLSTTAALALCVMVSVPLFGIQDQGLAGYLKTYLEPTVIMLPFNLISEASRTLALAVRLFGNMMSGAMIIGILLSITPFIFPVVMTVLGLLTGMVQAYIFSILAAVYIAAATHESRPTLPPTAPASGAGH; the protein is encoded by the coding sequence GTGCGCCTTAGTCCCGATGAGATCATCTTCTGGCAGCAGGGGGTTTTCAAGCTCAACGCCACCATTGTGTTCACCTGGGGCCTGATGCTGGCGATGGCCGTCGGCTCAAAGCTCGTCACGCGCCGCCTTTCGACGGACCTCACGCGCTCGCGCTGGCAGAATTTTCTGGAAATCATCGTCACCGGCATCGAGGCGCAGATTAAAGATGTCGGCCTTCGCCATCCGAAGCAATACATCGGCTTTCTGGGCACGCTCTTTTTGTTTGTCGCCATGGCCAGCCTGTGCACCGTCATTCCGGGCTACGAGCCGCCGACCGGCTCGCTGTCCACCACGGCGGCGCTGGCCCTGTGCGTGATGGTGTCCGTGCCGCTGTTCGGCATCCAGGACCAGGGCCTGGCGGGCTACCTCAAGACTTACCTGGAGCCGACCGTCATCATGCTGCCGTTCAACCTCATCAGCGAAGCCTCCCGCACGCTGGCCCTGGCGGTGCGCCTGTTTGGCAACATGATGAGCGGGGCGATGATCATCGGCATTTTGCTGAGCATCACGCCCTTCATTTTTCCGGTCGTCATGACGGTGCTGGGCCTGCTGACGGGCATGGTGCAGGCTTACATTTTCAGCATCCTGGCGGCGGTTTACATCGCGGCGGCCACGCATGAGAGCCGGCCCACTCTCCCGCCCACGGCGCCGGCGTCCGGCGCCGGCCATTGA
- the nifE gene encoding nitrogenase iron-molybdenum cofactor biosynthesis protein NifE, producing MSVSLKAKIAEVFEEPGCDKNQGKTEKERKKGCTKQLNPGAAAGGCAFDGAKIALQPVVDVAHLVHGPIACEGNSWDNRHSASSGSQLYRTGFTTDINELDVIYGGEKRLFKSIREIIDKYDPPAVFVYQTCVTALVGDDIEAVCQRATEKFGKPIIPVNAPGFAGPKNLGNKLGAEALLDYVIGTVEPEFTTPYDINIIGEYNLVGELWQVKPLLDALGIRILSCISGDGRYNEVASAHRAKVNMMVCSKSMINIATKMEQRWGIPYFEGSFYGIGDMSDTLRQIATLLVKQGAPADLLERTERLIAVEEARAWERIAHYKTRLTGKRALLITGGVKSWSVVAALQEAGIEIAGTSVKKSTKEDKEKIKEIMGDDAHMIDDMTPREMYNMLRDARADIMLSGGRSQFVALKARMPWLDINQERHHPYGGYEGMVELVREIDRAIYNPVWQQVRIPAPWGDDGETLGAVPTAAIPEVPAQGMGFLADIAAKAMGLEPEEIPV from the coding sequence ATGTCAGTCTCGCTCAAGGCCAAGATCGCTGAAGTGTTCGAAGAACCGGGCTGTGACAAGAACCAGGGCAAGACCGAGAAAGAACGCAAGAAGGGTTGCACCAAGCAGCTCAACCCCGGCGCCGCAGCCGGTGGTTGCGCCTTTGATGGCGCCAAGATCGCGCTGCAGCCGGTGGTCGATGTCGCCCATCTGGTCCACGGGCCGATTGCCTGCGAGGGCAATTCCTGGGACAACCGGCACAGCGCTTCGTCCGGCTCGCAGCTTTACCGCACCGGCTTCACCACCGACATCAACGAGCTGGACGTGATCTACGGCGGCGAAAAGCGCCTGTTCAAGTCCATCCGCGAGATCATCGACAAATACGACCCGCCGGCAGTCTTTGTGTACCAGACCTGCGTGACCGCGCTGGTCGGCGACGACATTGAAGCGGTGTGCCAGCGCGCCACCGAAAAATTCGGCAAGCCCATCATTCCGGTCAACGCCCCCGGTTTTGCCGGCCCCAAGAACCTGGGCAACAAGCTCGGCGCAGAAGCCCTGCTGGACTACGTGATCGGCACCGTCGAGCCCGAGTTCACCACGCCTTACGACATCAACATCATCGGCGAATACAACCTGGTCGGCGAGCTGTGGCAGGTCAAGCCGCTGCTCGACGCGCTGGGCATCCGCATCCTGTCGTGCATCTCGGGCGACGGCCGCTACAACGAGGTTGCCAGCGCGCACCGGGCCAAGGTGAACATGATGGTCTGCTCCAAGTCGATGATCAACATCGCCACCAAGATGGAGCAGCGCTGGGGCATTCCCTACTTTGAAGGCTCGTTCTACGGCATTGGCGACATGAGCGACACGCTGCGCCAGATCGCCACGCTGCTGGTCAAGCAGGGCGCACCGGCTGATTTGCTGGAGCGCACCGAACGCCTGATTGCCGTCGAAGAGGCCAGGGCCTGGGAGCGCATCGCGCATTACAAGACGCGCCTGACGGGCAAGCGGGCGCTGCTGATCACCGGCGGCGTCAAGTCCTGGTCGGTCGTTGCCGCGCTGCAGGAAGCGGGCATCGAGATTGCCGGCACCAGCGTCAAGAAGAGCACCAAGGAAGACAAGGAAAAAATCAAGGAAATCATGGGCGACGACGCCCACATGATCGACGACATGACGCCGCGCGAGATGTACAACATGCTGCGCGACGCAAGGGCCGACATCATGCTGTCGGGTGGGCGCTCGCAGTTCGTCGCGCTCAAGGCGCGCATGCCCTGGCTGGACATCAACCAGGAGCGCCATCACCCCTACGGCGGCTACGAAGGCATGGTCGAGCTGGTGCGCGAAATCGACCGGGCGATCTACAACCCGGTATGGCAGCAGGTGCGCATTCCCGCACCCTGGGGCGACGACGGCGAAACCCTGGGCGCCGTGCCGACGGCGGCCATCCCCGAAGTTCCGGCTCAAGGCATGGGTTTTCTGGCCGACATCGCTGCCAAGGCGATGGGCCTGGAGCCCGAAGAAATTCCGGTCTGA